The window TTGAATCGGCCTTGAAAGAAATGCTTTATTTGAATTTAGATAATAACCCTAAAAATATCAGCAGAATAGTATCTACTTTCTCCAATGCAATTGATATTTTTTATAGAAGGAAAGATTATCAAAAAGCCAAATTATTGCTTGGGCAAATTGAAAAAATTGTGGATGATCAATCTGACTTAATCAATAGATTTAAACAAAAATTTTTTGATAATCTGCTATCTTTGAATGAACAACAAGCGCAGAAAAACAATTGTTTCTTGATTGAGTTTCTTAGAACTGTAGGTTCTAATAGTTTGGCTTCTTCATACGAAAAATATATTGAAGAGTATTCTTTTCAGCAAAACTAGCATATAGGAAATATTAAACGCTTACATTTATAAAAAATAGCTAATTTAGCGTTTTTTTAATTTAGGCCAAATTATCTATTAAACTTTAGATACTAATTTGGAAGGAGAAGAATTGTTAGATAAAATTCTTTGATAATTAGTAAAGAATTGAAAATTAGAAAATGAAACTAATGTTAGGAAGAACCCTCGTTCTGCTTGGCAAACATTTTATTTATAATTTTTTGTACTCTCTATTGATTTTTTGCCTTATTCTACTGGATTATTTGACGTAGTTTTTAATGACCAATCACAAAATTTACATATCATAATCAAGTGGGTTAAATGTTTTCTATTTATTATAGGCAACTTTTGGCTAGCATAATGATAGCTATTTAAGTGGATAGATGATCTTTTTTCATGTTAGGTTTAATTTGTGATTCTCTAAATCAAGATATTAAAAAAGATAATCTAATTTATTTGATTAAAAAATTTTGTTATTGTTACATTATTAACTGAATAGAATTGCGTTTTATAGATATTAATACATAGAGAAAAAAATTTTCTATTTCATTCATGAAATGTTTTTCCTTTCGAACTTAATAGAAATTGCATAGATTAGCAGTAATGTGTATTTAATCTTTTAAATCCGTTGTATAGAAGTTTTGTATTGGCTGGGAGATTAATGGATAATCGACAATTTGCCGATTTCTAAATCCATTGTATGGTTTTTGGATTTTTTGTTTTATTACAAACATAAAAATAATTCAAATAGATTTTATAGGTTACCTTTTAATTCCAATAATCACCTATGATTACATACTCATAAAATCAAACAAAGAAAAATAAATTAATTAAGGAAATATTCATTAAGGACAAATTTTATGTTAAACGCTTATAAGAAATACTGGAAGAATTATTTTAACTTTAAAGATAGTAGCAGCCGTTCTGATTATTGGTGGCTAATCTTGGCTAACGTGATCATTTTTACAATTTTACTTATTTTTTCAATCATAGCTGTTATTGCTGTTTTCCCAAGCTTCTTGGAAGCAATTAGCGGAAGCGGCACTGCCAGTAAAAGTTCCTCTAATTCTTCTGCTATTTGGATTTTTGGATCTTTATTAATTGCCGTTATTTTATTTGCTTTTGCCAATATCATTCCCATGATTTCACTCGGAGTTCGTCGGGTTAGGGACACCGGTCTTAGTCCTTGGTGGTATTTGATCAGTATCTTAGCAACAATTCTTTATTATCTTGAACAGAGTACAAAACAAAGCTGGCTCTCTGGACTGTCGATTATTCTGCAAATTATTATGTTGGTTATTTTTCTGTTTCCTACTAAATATTTTCATAAGAACAAGTAGAAATCTTTTATTACGCTCAAATTTTCAGAAAGGGCCTCCATGTCAACGAAGCAAAATAAGTTTAAAAAAACGCATATCCTTGTAGCTGCTGTCCTATTATTAGCAGTTTTAATCTCTTTGATTGGGGGAGCTTTTATTAGTGGGGCTTTTAAAGTAAAGACCACTGAAACTAAAGATAGTAATCATAATTATCGGTTTTTGACTTTGTCTAATGATTCTTTATCATTAACCGGCAAAATCGTTGCAAGCCAATCGCAAACACTTGATCGACCGAATGGACGTTTAATTGCCTTAAAGGTCAAAACTGGTGATACCGTCACTAAAAATCAGCTTTTAATGACGACTTACGATGGTAGTTATCATAATGTCTATGCGCCTTATAACGGTAGTGTCGTTGTAAAAGACAGTGAAGGTAACGCTAATATCGAAATTTATTCTGATCAATTGTTGTTATCGGCAAGTGTCTCTGAATATGACTATAGCAAGGTTCAAGTGGGGCAAAGCGTTCAAGTTGCTTCCATTGCAAATGGCCATGAGCAGACGACGCAAATTTCCAGTTTGGCAAAAGACCCTCAGGTTTCTTCTCTTTCAACGACTGCTAAATATGCTTTATCGGCTAATTTGGATCGGGGATTTATTGATGGCCAATCAGTTAAAATCACTGTTTTAAGCAGTCAGTTTAAAATACCTACCGGCAGCGTTAAAAAGAATACTGTCTACTTGCTTAAAAATGGCAGAGCAGTTAAACAAAGGATTAAAGCCAATAAGGAAAGCAGTTATTATTTGGTGACCAGCGGTCTTAAGACTGGTGACCGATTAATCCTTAATCCTGATAAGCGATTAAAAAATGGTTGCAAGGTGAATGAATAATGATTTGCCTGTCGAATATTAACAAATATTATCATCAGGGGAAGAACGCTTATCACGCTTTAAAGAATATTGATCTAGTAGTTCGTGCAGGTGAATTTGTCGCTATTATGGGTCAATCGGGTTCCGGTAAATCAACTTTGATTAACATTATCGGTTTTTTGGATGACCATTTCGATGGTGACTATACTTTTGAAAAGAAAAATATTGCTAAAATGTCTCGCCAAGATTGTGCCCACTATCGCAATAGAAATGTTGGTTTTGTTTTTCAAAATTTTAAATTAATTAATAATTTAACAGTTAAAGAAAATATTGCCATTCCTTTGCTTTATGCAGGTCAAAGCTTTAGTCAAACTGAAGTCAAAATTGAACAGGCTTTGGATCAAGTTGGCTTGCGCGGCTATCAAAATCAGTATCCCTTAAACCTTTCTGGTGGCCAGCAGCAACGAGTTTCGATCGCCCGCGCTTTGATCAATAAACCAAAATTTTTAATTGCCGATGAACCTACCGGTGCTTTGGACAGCCAGACTTCAAAAGAAATTATTAGCTTGTTTACTCAACTGAATTTAAAAAGCAGTATGACAATTATTATGGTTACTCATGATTTAGCAGTAGCCCAAAAAAGTCAACGAATTATTCGCATTATGGATGGCACGATTGCCTCCGATCAGGAGACTAGTTATGAGAGCCGGTGAATTAATACGAACGGCACTTAAATCCTTGTTAACAAATAGAAAACGCAGTTTGTTAACTATGTTGGGTATTATCATTGGTATCACTTCCGTGATCACGATTATTTCTTTGGGAAACGGTGTTAAAAAGGCTACTTTAAAAAATCTTCAAGCCACAAAAACAGGCAAACAAACTGTAACAATCGATTACTATGCAAATGATAGCAATGATTATCAGGCTGGTTTTGACCAAGCAGATCTTACTTTGTTAAAAAGCAAAAATGATTTAGGCGTGAGCAATGTAAAAATTCAAAGAGTAACCAAAGAATTCCAGATCACGGCCGTTATTTTTGATACGAATAAAAATTTAACTGCGACAGCTGTCAAAGATCGACCAGGTGTCAGGCTGATTGCCGGCAAAAATATTAGTAGCTATGATAATAGTGTTCAAAATCAACGATTGTTGATTTCTAAGCAAACCGCTCTGAAAAACTTTAAAAGTATAAAAGGCGCTCTGGGTGCTTCAATTCTAATTAACGGTCTTTCCTATACGGTTGTTGGTATTTATGCAAATAATAGCGAGTCGCCTTATGACACTAATTTAATTCTGCCGCAGGCAACCTATTTTCAAAGACAAGCCAACGATCAGGGCAATAGTGTCCAGATCACTTTTTCTAAGGGTAGCAAGATTTCCAAGAATACGGCCCGCTTGGTTACGCTCCTAAAAGAGAAAGGCAGCCATCGAATCAAAGGTGAGTATTCTTTTACCGACATGGGCGAACTCTTAAGCGGAATCGGCAAAGTTATTTCTGCTTTAACCTATTTTGTTAGTGCGATTGCCGGGATTTCATTATTTATTGCCGGTATTGGTGTTATGAACATGATGTATATCTCGGTTTCTGAAAGAACCCAGGAAATTGGTATTCGGCTAGCAGTAGGCGCCAGCCCAAGAGATATTATGAATCAATTTTTACTGGAAGCTGTGCTACTGACAACGTTTGGTGGCTTAATTGGTTTTGGGTTAGGCGCCGGGAGCGCCTGGTTATTTTCACTGCTCCTGCCTTTTAAAGCTGTCACAACTTTCGGATCTTTTGTTTTGGCTTTTAGTGTTTCCACGATTGTTGGTATAATCTTTGGTATTTTGCCAGCCAAACAAGCCGCTAATAAAAATTTAATTGATATTTTGAAATAATTTTTTTTAAAAATTTTATCAAGATAAAAAT of the Oenococcus sp. UCMA 16435 genome contains:
- a CDS encoding hemolysin D, which gives rise to MSTKQNKFKKTHILVAAVLLLAVLISLIGGAFISGAFKVKTTETKDSNHNYRFLTLSNDSLSLTGKIVASQSQTLDRPNGRLIALKVKTGDTVTKNQLLMTTYDGSYHNVYAPYNGSVVVKDSEGNANIEIYSDQLLLSASVSEYDYSKVQVGQSVQVASIANGHEQTTQISSLAKDPQVSSLSTTAKYALSANLDRGFIDGQSVKITVLSSQFKIPTGSVKKNTVYLLKNGRAVKQRIKANKESSYYLVTSGLKTGDRLILNPDKRLKNGCKVNE
- a CDS encoding FtsX-like permease family protein: MLGIIIGITSVITIISLGNGVKKATLKNLQATKTGKQTVTIDYYANDSNDYQAGFDQADLTLLKSKNDLGVSNVKIQRVTKEFQITAVIFDTNKNLTATAVKDRPGVRLIAGKNISSYDNSVQNQRLLISKQTALKNFKSIKGALGASILINGLSYTVVGIYANNSESPYDTNLILPQATYFQRQANDQGNSVQITFSKGSKISKNTARLVTLLKEKGSHRIKGEYSFTDMGELLSGIGKVISALTYFVSAIAGISLFIAGIGVMNMMYISVSERTQEIGIRLAVGASPRDIMNQFLLEAVLLTTFGGLIGFGLGAGSAWLFSLLLPFKAVTTFGSFVLAFSVSTIVGIIFGILPAKQAANKNLIDILK
- a CDS encoding ABC transporter ATP-binding protein, translated to MICLSNINKYYHQGKNAYHALKNIDLVVRAGEFVAIMGQSGSGKSTLINIIGFLDDHFDGDYTFEKKNIAKMSRQDCAHYRNRNVGFVFQNFKLINNLTVKENIAIPLLYAGQSFSQTEVKIEQALDQVGLRGYQNQYPLNLSGGQQQRVSIARALINKPKFLIADEPTGALDSQTSKEIISLFTQLNLKSSMTIIMVTHDLAVAQKSQRIIRIMDGTIASDQETSYESR
- a CDS encoding DUF805 domain-containing protein translates to MLNAYKKYWKNYFNFKDSSSRSDYWWLILANVIIFTILLIFSIIAVIAVFPSFLEAISGSGTASKSSSNSSAIWIFGSLLIAVILFAFANIIPMISLGVRRVRDTGLSPWWYLISILATILYYLEQSTKQSWLSGLSIILQIIMLVIFLFPTKYFHKNK